A part of Leptospira congkakensis genomic DNA contains:
- the rlmB gene encoding 23S rRNA (guanosine(2251)-2'-O)-methyltransferase RlmB — MEKSPVEILFGKRNFYEFLESLEQMAPERGVKTIREVIVKDSMGNEEKQRIRGYIPNSVKFTTVSTRELDRIASDKNHQGYVIIRTKQKSSASLGFEQFKQNVEAGVGPILILDRIQDPGNLGNILRTAECMGVKHVLMSDRDTSPITPVVEKVSAGAVHHLQIYRVANLMHGMEFLKKNEYWILATDEEGEESIWETLPDASQMAVIMGNEGEGVKRLLLEEADYVARIPLFGSVTSLNVVVACGITLDRVQNVSR, encoded by the coding sequence ATGGAAAAAAGCCCAGTAGAAATACTTTTTGGAAAACGAAATTTTTATGAATTTTTAGAGTCCTTGGAACAGATGGCTCCCGAACGAGGAGTCAAAACCATCCGGGAAGTCATCGTCAAAGACTCGATGGGAAATGAAGAAAAACAAAGAATTCGAGGATACATTCCTAATTCAGTTAAATTCACAACCGTATCCACAAGGGAACTAGATCGAATTGCCTCAGATAAAAACCACCAAGGTTATGTGATCATCCGCACCAAACAAAAATCCTCTGCATCACTTGGTTTTGAGCAGTTCAAACAAAATGTGGAGGCAGGTGTTGGCCCTATTTTGATTTTGGACCGAATCCAAGATCCAGGAAATTTAGGAAATATCTTGAGAACAGCCGAATGTATGGGCGTTAAGCACGTGTTAATGTCTGATAGAGATACGTCTCCCATCACTCCTGTTGTGGAAAAAGTTTCCGCGGGTGCTGTTCATCACTTACAAATTTACCGTGTTGCCAACCTGATGCATGGGATGGAATTTCTTAAAAAAAATGAATACTGGATCCTTGCAACTGATGAAGAGGGTGAAGAATCCATTTGGGAAACTTTGCCAGATGCATCGCAGATGGCTGTCATCATGGGGAATGAAGGGGAAGGAGTCAAACGTCTGTTATTAGAGGAAGCTGATTATGTGGCAAGAATTCCTCTTTTTGGATCGGTGACTTCTCTGAACGTTGTTGTGGCTTGTGGAATTACTTTAGATCGGGTGCAAAATGTTTCGCGTTAG